One genomic segment of Impatiens glandulifera chromosome 6, dImpGla2.1, whole genome shotgun sequence includes these proteins:
- the LOC124943008 gene encoding cytochrome P450 72A14-like: MIHEWEKKVDVCGEDCEIEISSFLQNMTSDVISRTAFGSSYKEGMKIFEIQQKQADLVYFALQSPIPWFLPTKTNKKIKEMKIEIDRLVKVIIERREKSMGKGEGGGDGDLLGVLLENNLKEKVIKNDDAMSIEDVIEECKLFYFTGQVTTSNLLVWAIVSLGIHSEWQTLARDEIRQAFGDNVPDFDGLNRLKIVTMILYEVLRLYPPSPMMMRVVQKETKIGHMSLPAGSQLMVPIIFIHRDRQLWGEDVEEFKPERFAKGLAAASDRQGSFLPFGGGPRTCIGNNFAMMEAKMALSLILRRFSFELSPSYVHAPTLVVTLRPQFGAQVVLRKCV; encoded by the exons ATGATACACGAGTGGGAGAAAAAAGTCGATGTTTGTGGAGAGGATTGCGAGATAGAAATATCGTCTTTTCTACAAAATATGACGTCTGATGTGATTTCGCGCACTGCATTTGGGAGTAGTTACAAGGAAGGcatgaaaatatttgaaattcaacAAAAACAAGCCGATTTGGTTTATTTTGCATTGCAGTCGCCTATTCCATG GTTCTTACCAACAAAGACAAACAAGAAGATAAAAGAGatgaaaattgaaatagatAGACTAGTGAAGGTGATAATCGAAAGAAGAGAGAAATCAATGGGGAAAGGCGAAGGCGGTGGAGATGGTGATTTATTAGGCGTACTTTTAGAGAACAATTTGAAGGAGAAAGTTATAAAGAATGACGATGCAATGAGTATCGAAGATGTCATAGAAGAGTGCAAACTTTTCTATTTTACCGGTCAAGTAACCACCTCGAACTTGCTCGTTTGGGCTATTGTTTCACTAGGAATCCATTCAGAATGGCAAACACTTGCGAGGGATGAAATTCGACAAGCTTTTGGGGACAATGTTCCTGACTTTGATGGGCTAAACCGCCTCAAAATT GTAACCATGATATTATACGAGGTTTTAAGACTATATCCTCCATCACCGATGATGATGAGAGTCGTTCAAAAAGAAACCAAGATCGGACACATGTCTTTACCCGCAGGGTCTCAACTCATGGTACCAATAATCTTCATACATCGAGATCGTCAATTGTGGGGTGAAGATGTTGAGGAGTTCAAACCCGAAAGATTTGCCAAGGGACTAGCAGCAGCATCAGATAGACAAGGCTCTTTCCTCCCTTTTGGTGGCGGCCCGAGAACATGCATAGGCAACAACTTTGCTATGATGGAGGCGAAGATGGCACTAAGTCTAATTCTTCGTCGATTCTCTTTCGAGCTTTCACCTTCGTACGTGCATGCCCCTACCTTAGTTGTCACTCTTCGCCCTCAATTCGGCGCTCAAGTTGTTCTACGAAAGTGTGTGTAG
- the LOC124941422 gene encoding pre-mRNA-splicing factor cwc-21: MYNGIGLQTPRGSGTNGYIQSNRFFVKPKTSKVIVGNSGNGYEDGQGTGGISKKANTDILEHDRKRQIELKLVILEDKLTDQGYTSSEITEKLAEARRNLEDAAAEAGPISITDKKVSDTQTHQIAARKEKQLEALRSALKITGHETEGHRKVNNQDLNAMENNDDLLEDDILDKENTENFEDSKDDKDKKDASVRNMTGVLKGHKSRESGKEVDVDLSDSESDEKPATKKTGIRHKDTRGSDSEYERGTKVRHEPSATRGKGKRHDSSDSDGENEKDRSRQGKKLAKFEDEANRIGKKGRQQDHDDASSDEEEYEKSRKRHGRKRRHSSDDDSGRKNEKNTDRHYKKTKETDNLDSSDSEQQPRRKKEKTRRHDSDVSDAEDQRREKTVNNDVHDNKGRKNLENSNGGGYKKNNVEVDNTYRTKDGLSWAPRKDLVEKWNSSRRDAKVEEEKRGKRHKREEEEEVYNHSRWNAGGQDYSPEKEKSSHELRNVENSNKSSRLTTTKDEISWATRKDLDEKKHSSRRDEEGNKGGRRHRKVEEEEELHDHSNRWLAVDNAEDDKRHSSRRREAKDEEENGSRGGRKHKREEGEMHDDKDDDLGKRRRVEESGIKERERYNGDSNNKHDDGGRRQNRRHRD; the protein is encoded by the exons ATGTATAACGGAATTGGATTGCAAACTCCGAGGGGTTCGGGAACGAACGGTTATATTCAGAGCAACAGGTTCTTTGTTAAACCAAAGACTTCGAAGGTAATTGTCGGTAACTCCGGGAATGGATATGAGGATGGTCAAGGTACCGGTGGCATCTCCAAGAAAGCAAACACGGATATACTTGAGCATGACCGTAAACGTCAGATTGAGTTGAAGCTTGTTATTCTTGAAGATAAGTTGACAGATCAAGGATATACTAGTAGTGAGATTACTGAGAAGCTGGCGGAAGCTAGACGGAACTTGGAAGATGCGGCTGCTGAAGCTGGCCCTATCTCTATTACTGATAAAAA GGTATCTGATACTCAGACTCATCAGATTGCTGCTAGGAAGGAGAAACAATTAGAAGCATTACGATCTGCACTTAAGATAACTGGCCATGAAACTGAGGGGCACAGGAAGGTTAATAATCAAGATTTGAATGCCATGGAGAACAATGATGATCTACTAGAAGATGACATATTGGACAAGGAAAATACTGAGAATTTTGAAGACAGCAAAGATGATAAAGACAAGAAAGATGCTAGTGTAAGAAACATGACTGGCGTGTTAAAAGGCCACAAAAGCAGGGAGTCGGGGAAAGAGGTGGATGTTGATTTATCTGATTCAGAGAGTGATGAGAAACCCGCGACCAAAAAAACTGGCATTCGTCATAAAGATACTCGAGGGAGTGACTCTGAGTATGAAAGAGGTACTAAAGTAAGGCATGAACCATCAGCAACTCGTGGAAAAGGTAAAAGGCATGATAGCAGTGATTCTGACGGAGAAAATGAAAAGGATCGTAGTAGGCAAGGGAAGAAACTTGCCAAATTCGAAGATGAGGCCAACAGGATTGGAAAGAAAGGAAGACAACAAGACCATGATGATGCATCTTCAGATGAGGAGGAATATGAGAAAAGTCGTAAGAGGCATGGAAGGAAAAGAAGACACAGCAGTGATGATGATTCTGGTAGAAAGAATGAGAAAAATACCGACAGACATTacaagaaaacaaaagaaactGACAATTTAGATTCCTCAGACAGTGAACAACAGCCAAgaaggaagaaagagaagacCAGAAGACACGACAGCGATGTATCAGATGCTGAAGATCAGAGACGTGAAAAAACTGTCAATAATGATGTCCATGACAACAAAGGCAGGAAAAATCTGGAGAACAGTAATGGAGGAGGATATAAGAAGAATAATGTTGAAGTGGATAATACATACCGCACAAAGGATGGACTATCATGGGCACCGAGAAAGGATCTAGTGGAAAAATGGAATTCAAGTAGAAGAGATGCAAAAGTTGAAGAAGAGAAAAGGGGGAAAAGGCACAAAagggaggaggaagaagaagtgTACAATCATAGCAGGTGGAATGCTGGTGGGCAAGATTATTCACCCgaaaaagaaaaatcaagtCATGAACTGAGAAATGTGGAGAATAGTAATAAATCGTCTAGGCTGACGACCACAAAGGACGAAATATCTTGGGCAACTCGAAAGGATCTTGATGAGAAAAAGCATTCAAGtagaagagatgaagaaggaaATAAGGGTGGAAGAAGGCACAGAaaggttgaagaagaagaagagctaCATGATCATAGTAATAGGTGGCTTGCTGTTGATAACGCTGAAGATGATAAGAGGCATTCAAGCAGAAGAAGAGAAGcaaaagatgaagaagagaatgGTAGCAGGGGAGGAAGGAAGCATAAACGCGAGGAAGGAGAGATGCATGATGATAAAGATGATGATCTGGGTAAGCGAAGAAGGGTTGAAGAATCCGGAATAAAAGAGAGGGAAAGATATAACGGTGATAGCAACAACAAGCACGATGATGGCGGTCGCAGACAGAATCGTCGCCACAGAGACTGA
- the LOC124941287 gene encoding ubiquitin carboxyl-terminal hydrolase 26 has product MSRLTTRGKNKRHRKEDDTLVTNEIFRRIHSIGTVTEEDVNNLYMLLKPVCHGCRVNTKDNPNCFCGLVPPPNGSRKSGLWQKTSELFTSMGSDPSCDLRSSTDIPAGLTNMGATCYANSILQSLYMNKRFREGIFAVEPDVLERQPVLDQLSRLFAQLCVSKMTIIDSGPFIKALELDNGVQQDSHEFLTLFFSLLEQCLSCSRVPNARTIVQDLFRGSLSHVTTCSKCRKESEASSKLEDIYGLELNVKGLKSLEESLDDYFNVEKLEGDNQYYCESCTGRVDATRSIKLRSLPPVLNFQLKRCVFLPKTTTRKKITSAFCFPEKLDMKCRMSEHSQLELIYELAAVLIHKGPAVNTGHYVAHVKDENTGMWWEFDDDLVSSLGGHPFGGSSSAAKPVSNDSVSHQSGSEKFDTLPYKKHTDAIDSKSSESNGSSVQMFSSNDAYMLMYILRQSKHGEKGTKKVSPDDASLPPHIYEEITQFNALFTSSCEEYKSKKEILLNAITQQRQEVRLVLLEAPVRSTEEPFFWISTDWLRHWADNITPVTIDNSSIQCCHGKVPVSKTGLMKRLSAKAWTTLYLKYGGGPVLSNNEYCETCLLDCAHSMASADTYRDRKGPLVELAEAAMAGNCKGGPLYYVSKIWLQQWLRRKNTDSPCEADTGPTAPIKCPHGELMPDQATGAKRVVVPENLWLFFYDIANEVKPDDLSGCYPFPSNSKPCGQCSLELSEVASLEDNLREFKQKQRQNHERLVLGKGLILVPHQIYYLLPSSWLVKWKSYVTASGKAASAFAEPENFKDVIDSLKCQKHSRLNQRPPDLICKRGVVQQKSPSVDGITIITENDWKLFCEIWDCSVEDGVSAEIEESLDSCPDFPISVENYSAPHETNGEIELIPPVLKTSPVVCGDCISDRESCELMKKLNYYNEDICVCFIRGKEQPPKSVLEASTPLEPDRRTSKRSRKTAFGNSINLNVSGSTSVYQLKMMIWESFGVVKENQILHKGSRVIDKESATLADLNIFPGDILWVKDSEVHENRDIADEIVGDKLGVEKAEEGFRGSLLTSNTSSSTQVIQEEAEVIQEEAEKAEETEKAEKAEEADACLE; this is encoded by the exons ATGAGTCGACTTACTACAAGAGGTAAGAACAAAAGACATCGGAAGGAGGATGATACTCTTGTTACTAATGAAATTTTCAG GAGAATTCACTCAATTGGTACTGTTACGGAAGAGGATGTGAATAACCTGTACATGTTATTGAAGCCTGTCTGTCATGGTTGTCGAGTCAACACCAAGGACAACCCTAATTGCTTTTGTGGACTGGTTCCACCTCCTAATGGGAGTAGGAAATCTGGCTTGTGGCAGAAAACATCTGAACTTTTCACATCAATGGGTTCAGACCCATCCTGTGATCTGCGCTCTTCCACCGACATACCAGCGGGCCTAACAAATATGGGTGCAACTTGCTATGCCAATAGCATACTACAGAGCTTGTATATGAATAAGAGATTTAGAGAAGGTATTTTCGCTGTGGAGCCAGATGTCTTAGAAAGACAACCAGTGTTGGATCAACTTTCTAGACTCTTTGCTCAGCTGTGTGTTAGTAAAATGACGATTATAGATTCAGGCCCATTTATCAAAGCCCTAGAGCTGGATAATGGTGTTCAACAAGACAGTCATGAGTTTCTTACCTTGTTTTTCTCTCTGCTGGAGCAATGCTTGAGCTGTTCAAGAGTTCCTAACGCTAGAACAATTGTTCAAGATCTTTTCCGTGGAAGTTTATCGCATGTTACAAC GTGCTCAAAATGTAGGAAGGAGTCTGAAGCTTCTTCAAAACTTGAAGATATTTATGGGCTGGAGTTGAATGTAAAGGGATTGAAGAGCTTAGAGGAAAGTTTAGATGATTACTTCAATGTAGAAAAGCTTGAAGGAGATAATCAATATTATTGTGAGTCATGTACTGGCCGAGTTGATGCTACACGTAGCATTAAGTTACGTTCCTTGCCACCTGTTCTGAATTTTCAGCTCAAACGCTGTGTATTTCTTCCCAAg ACTACAACAAGGAAGAAAATAACCTCTGCCTTTTGTTTTCCTGAAAAACTGGATATGAAGTGCCGTATGTCTGAACATAGTCAATTGGAATTAATATATGAATTGGCGGCTGTCCTTATTCACAAGGGTCCTGCTGTAAATACTGGTCACTATGTTGCACATGTTAAGGATGAGAATACAGGGATGTGGTGGGAATTTGATGATGATCTTGTTTCAAGCTTAGGTGGACATCCTTTTGGAGGAAGCTCTTCTGCTGCTAAACCTGTTTCAAATGATTCAGTTTCCCATCAATCTGGCTCTGAGAAATTCGATACTCTACCATATAAGAAACACACAGATGCTATTGATTCAAAATCTTCAGAATCTAATGGTAGTTCTGTACAGATGTTTTCATCAAATGATGCATATATGTTGATGTATATTCTTAGGCAATCAAAGCATGGTGAAAAAGGTACTAAAAAGGTTTCTCCAGATGATGCTTCACTTCCACCTCATATCTATGAAGAGATAACACAATTCAATGCTTTATTTACGAGTTCTTGTGAAGAATACAAGTCCAAGAAGGAAATTTTGTTAAATGCTATCACTCAACAACGACAAGAGGTGCGATTAGTTCTTTTAGAAGCTCCAGTTCGGTCAACTGAAGAACCGTTTTTCTGGATTTCTACTGACTGGCTTCGTCATTGGGCTGACAACATCACCCCCGT GACAATAGACAATTCCTCTATCCAATGTTGTCATGGAAAAGTCCCAGTATCGAAGACTGGGTTAATGAAGCGTTTGTCAGCCAAAGCTTGGACCACACTGTACTTGAAG TATGGTGGGGGTCCAGTGTTATCCAACAATGAGTACTGTGAAACTTGTCTCTTGGATTGTGCTCATAGCATGGCCTCTGCTGATACCTACAGAGATCGAAAAGGACCACTTGTCGAACTAGCAGAGGCAGCAATGGCAGGGAATTGTAAGGGTGGACCACTGTACTATGTCTCCAAAATTTG GTTGCAACAGTGGCTACGTAGGAAAAACACAGATTCTCCCTGTGAAGCTGACACTGGACCAACCGCTCCAATCAAATGCCCCCATGGGGAACTCATGCCTGATCAAGCAACTGGTGCAAAGCGTGTGGTGGTTCCTGAGAATCTGTGGCTTTTCTTCTATGACATTGCTAATGAAGTAAAGCCTGATGATCTCTCAGGCTGTTACCCTTTTCCATCCAATTCTAAGCCATGTGGTCAGTGCAGCTTGGAACTCTCAGAAGTGGCATCCTTGGAAGATAATCTCAG AGAGTTCAAACAGAAGCAACGACAAAATCATGAGAGACTAGTTCTGGGAAAAGGTTTAATACTTGTTCCGCATCAGATATACTACTTATTGCCTTCTTCATGGTTGGTCAAATGGAAAAGCTACGTGACTGCTAGTGGGAAGGCTGCTTCTGCTTTTGCAGAACCGGAAAATTTCAAAGATGTTATTGATTCGTTGAAATGTCAAAAG CATTCAAGACTTAACCAAAGGCCTCCTGATCTAATATGCAAACGTGGTGTGGTCCAGCAGAAGTCACCAAGT GTAGATGGCATCACAATCATTACAGAAAATGACTGGAAATTATTCTGTGAAATTTGGGATTGCTCAGTAGAAGATGGCGTATCTGCTGAAATTGAAGAATCACTGGATTCTTGTCCAGATTTTCCTATATCCGTTGAGAATTACTCTGCACCTCATGAGACTAACGGGGAGATTGAATTGATCCCGCCTGTATTAAAGACTTCTCCAGTG GTTTGTGGTGACTGCATCAGTGACAGAGAAAGTTGTGAGCTGATGAAGAAACTTAATTATTACAATGAGGATATTTGTGTATGTTTTATCCGTGGCAAGGAACAACCCCCAAAATCGGTTTTGGAAGCTTCTACTCCTCTAGAGCCTGATCGAAGGACATCCAAGCGTTCTAGGAAGACTGCATTTGGAAACTCAATAAATCTGAATGTTTCTGGTTCAACATCAGTCTATCAATTGAAAATGATGATATGGGAATCTTTTGGG GTTGTGAAGGAAAACCAAATACTGCACAAGGGTTCAAGAGTGATTGATAAGGAATCTGCTACACTTGCTGATTTGAATATATTCCCTGGAGATATTCTTTGGGTCAAAGATTCAGAAGTTCATGAGAACAGGGATATTGCAg ATGAAATTGTTGGTGATAAGTTGGGAGTGGAGAAGGCGGAAGAGGGTTTCCGAGGATCATTGTTGACGTCAAATACATCATCATCAACCCAGGTCATTCAAGAAGAGGCAGAGGTCATTCAAGAAGAGGCAGAAAAGGCAGAAGAGACAGAAAAGGCAGAAAAGGCAGAAGAGGCAGATGCATGCCTCGAATGA
- the LOC124943007 gene encoding cytochrome P450 72A397-like, whose product MVYNSSSITFIAIVIVFISYYGWKLLYWVWFKPKNLERLLRKQGLKGNPYCLYYGDSKEMISMTEEANRCRPLHFSDDILGHVFPFHRHILDKYGNNSFTWRGPIPRVNIMDPDLINEIMMKNEIFKKPKQHPIHSLLTTGIGSYEGEKWAKQRRIMNPAFYMEKLKVLVP is encoded by the exons ATGGTGTATAATTCCAGTTCCATAACATTTATAGCCATAGTTATTGTCTTCATCTCATACTATGGATGGAAATTACTTTATTGGGTATGGTTTAAACCAAAGAATCTAGAAAGGCTACTAAGGAAGCAGGGATTAAAGGGTAATCCTTATTGTCTATATTATGGTGATTCTAAAGAAATGATCTCTATGACAGAGGAAGCCAATCGCTGCCGTCCACTTCACTTTTCCGACGATATTCTTGGCCATGTTTTCCCTTTTCACCGCCATATTCTTGATAAGTATG GAAATAATTCATTCACATGGAGAGGACCAATTCCAAGGGTGAATATAATGGACCCAGATTTGATCAATGAAATTATgatgaaaaatgaaatattcaaGAAGCCCAAGCAACATCCAATCCATAGTCTTTTAACAACTGGAATAGGTTCTTATGAGGGTGAGAAATGGGCAAAACAAAGAAGAATCATGAACCCTGCTTTCTATATGGAGAAATTAAAGGTTTTAGTTCCATAA